CTCGCTAGCAGAATATTTACTTATTGTTACCGAGTTGACAAAAACAGTAAAATGTTTGGATTTGTTAGTGAACGGCCATAGGTTTAAGTATCGAAACTTGACTTGACCTACTAATTTATGATTAGAAAAGTGCTCCTGACAGCGCTTTGCGCTGTCTCGTTTGGCATTGCTCAAGCCCACCGCCCGCTAAAGAACCTTGTTAAAAAGTCCTCGGCCCTTCCATCCGTTGTTGCCGATTCAGCCGCTTCCGACTCCGCTTTTTACGAGCGCATTCCGCTGGTTCAGGACCTTCTCAGCTACGCCCGAAAGCACCTTTCTTCGCGATACCGCTCCGGCGGATCTTCTCCCCGAGGTTTCGATTGTTCCGGTTTCACCCGGTTTTGTTTCCGTAAATTCGGAATTTCCCTACCGCATTCCAGTGCCGCCCAGGGCCGGGTCGGCGTTAAAATTGGGCAGAATATCGCCAAACCCGGTGATCTCATCTTCTTCAAAGGCCAAAGCTCCCGCAGCAAACGCATCGGTCACGTGGGTATGATCGTGGAAGTGGCCGGCGACCGCATCAAATTTATTCATTCGGCCTGGAACGGCGGGGTTCGCTACGACTGGCTGCACGCCCGGTACTACCAACG
This Larkinella insperata DNA region includes the following protein-coding sequences:
- a CDS encoding C40 family peptidase, producing the protein MIRKVLLTALCAVSFGIAQAHRPLKNLVKKSSALPSVVADSAASDSAFYERIPLVQDLLSYARKHLSSRYRSGGSSPRGFDCSGFTRFCFRKFGISLPHSSAAQGRVGVKIGQNIAKPGDLIFFKGQSSRSKRIGHVGMIVEVAGDRIKFIHSAWNGGVRYDWLHARYYQRRFIGIRRVIS